The following proteins are encoded in a genomic region of Cydia strobilella chromosome 19, ilCydStro3.1, whole genome shotgun sequence:
- the LOC134749842 gene encoding solute carrier family 35 member G1, whose product MGLVRRKMPEHLELQHLVDLSAGSGDESIPNLLENKRPLIKRCPFFGLILATLSSLFFSLCSVIVKSLVNVDPIQLAMCRFIGILLPTIPIVIYTNQPIFPKGKRLMLALRSLMGTIGLLSSFYAFRHMPLADASVIVFSVPVFVSIFACVLLKEPCGIWNIVSIVLTLLGVILITNPPFLFGGDEEVHQNYHYNTVKGALAAFGSTIFGANAYVLLRILKGLHFSVIMTNFGMYAILQTLFYSIIAGVLCMPNCGTERFLVVCLALFSYLGQILLTMALQMEQAGPVAIARSADIVFAFLWQVMFFNEMPSKASVMGAVLVLSSVILVGLRKWAMALPVDSEMRSKLGILAK is encoded by the exons ATGG GACTGGTTCGAAGAAAAATGCCGGAACACTTAGAGCTACAACACCTCGTAGACCTCTCAGCAGGAAGCGGCGATGAAAGCATACCGAATTTACTGGAAAACAAGCGTCCGCTTATTAAACGCTGCCCATTCTTCGGTTTGATACTGGCCACACTCTCATCCTTATTCTTCTCACTATGCTCTGTGATTGTAAAGAGTCTTGTGAATGTGGATCCTATACAACTGGCCATGTGCAGGTTCATAGGAATACTCTTACCTACAATTCCTATAGTAATCTACACAAATCAACCTATATTTCCGAAAGGTAAGAGGTTAATGCTCGCTTTACGGTCACTGATGGGCACAATTGGTTTATTGTCCAGTTTTTATGCCTTTCGGCACATGCCATTGGCCGATGCCTCAGTTATTGTATTTTCAGTGCCTGTCTTTGTCTCAATATTTGCTTGTGTACTGTTAAAAGAGCCATGCGGCATTTGGAATATAGTATCCATTGTATTAACTCTATTAGGGGTTATTTTGATTACCAATCCCCCGTTTCTATTTGGAGGGGATGAGGAGGTTCATCAGAATTACCATTATAATACAGTAAAGGGAGCTTTGGCAGCCTTTGGTTCTACAATTTTTGGCGCCAATGCTTATGTATTATTGAGAATACTGAAAGGTCTCCATTTCTCAGTTATAATGACGAATTTTGGAATGTATGCTATTTTGCAAACTCTGTTCTACTCGATTATTGCCGGTGTGTTGTGCATGCCAAACTGTGGTACAGAACGGTTCCTGGTTGTTTGTCTTGCATTGTTTAGTTATTTGGGACAGATACTGCTCACAATGGCATTACAAATGGAGCAAGCAGGACCAGTGGCTATAGCCCGCTCTGCAGACATTGTTTTTGCATTTCTTTGGCAAGTCATGTTTTTCAATGAGATGCCGAGTAAAGCGTCTGTGATGGGTGCTGTATTAGTACTCAGTTCTGTCATCCTGGTAGGCTTACGAAAGTGGGCAATGGCTTTACCTGTCGACTCTGAAATGAGAAGTAAATTAGGTATTCtagcaaaataa